One segment of Methanolinea mesophila DNA contains the following:
- the rbcL gene encoding type III ribulose-bisphosphate carboxylase produces MAIDWYMDFVDTGYTPGKDELVCLYYFEPAEGIGREEAVGRIASESSTGTWTTLFTLPPRMKDLQATAFQIEGNFAKIAYPLALWEEGNAPQLMSGIAGNIFGMKALANLRLIDVSLPAEYITHFRGPHFGMEGIRKMMKVHGRPLTGAVPKPKIGFSAQEHAEVGYETWMGGFDFVKDDENLTSTPFNRFEDRVKLMAKMRDRAEKETGETKSAFINITAETELMKKRAEFLADYGWNYAMIDVVVAGTAAVSTLRDHCSDLGLAIHAHRAMHAAFDRDQKHGITMQFLAKLMRLIGVAQIHTGTAVGKLAGTKKESLLLANLLREQKTEASGNMLLEQDWGGIKSAFPVSSGGLHPGLVPEVLDIYGIDLVLLVSGGIHGHPDGTRAGATATMQAIEAWSEGITLDEKAGTSHELARALEKWGYYRPK; encoded by the coding sequence TTGGCAATCGACTGGTACATGGATTTCGTGGACACAGGGTATACCCCCGGGAAGGACGAACTCGTATGCCTTTACTATTTCGAACCGGCGGAAGGCATCGGCAGGGAAGAGGCGGTGGGAAGGATCGCGTCGGAGAGCTCGACGGGTACATGGACCACCCTCTTCACCCTGCCTCCCCGGATGAAAGACCTCCAGGCCACCGCATTCCAAATCGAAGGAAATTTCGCGAAGATCGCATACCCGCTCGCGCTCTGGGAGGAGGGGAACGCCCCGCAGCTGATGAGCGGGATCGCCGGGAATATCTTCGGCATGAAGGCGCTCGCGAACCTTAGATTGATCGACGTCTCCCTTCCGGCTGAATATATCACGCATTTCAGGGGCCCACATTTCGGTATGGAGGGTATCCGGAAGATGATGAAGGTCCACGGGAGGCCACTTACCGGGGCGGTCCCCAAGCCTAAGATCGGGTTCTCCGCGCAGGAGCATGCCGAGGTGGGGTACGAGACCTGGATGGGCGGGTTCGATTTCGTAAAGGACGATGAAAATCTTACTTCAACTCCCTTCAACCGTTTCGAGGACCGGGTGAAACTCATGGCAAAGATGCGGGACCGGGCCGAGAAAGAGACCGGGGAGACCAAGTCCGCGTTCATAAACATCACCGCCGAAACGGAACTGATGAAGAAAAGGGCCGAATTCCTTGCGGATTACGGCTGGAATTATGCCATGATCGATGTCGTTGTCGCCGGAACCGCCGCGGTCTCCACCCTCCGGGACCACTGTTCCGACCTTGGGCTGGCGATCCATGCCCACCGGGCCATGCATGCCGCGTTCGACCGGGACCAAAAGCACGGCATCACCATGCAGTTCCTCGCAAAGCTGATGCGCCTTATCGGGGTTGCCCAGATCCATACCGGGACCGCGGTCGGCAAGCTTGCGGGAACGAAGAAGGAGTCTCTGCTCCTGGCGAACCTCCTCCGGGAGCAAAAGACAGAAGCGTCGGGGAACATGCTCCTGGAGCAGGACTGGGGGGGGATAAAAAGTGCATTTCCGGTCTCTTCGGGAGGGCTTCACCCGGGGCTGGTCCCGGAAGTACTCGATATTTACGGCATCGACCTGGTGCTCCTGGTGAGCGGAGGGATCCACGGGCATCCTGACGGAACAAGGGCAGGAGCGACGGCGACCATGCAGGCCATCGAAGCCTGGAGCGAAGGGATTACCCTGGATGAAAAAGCGGGGACTTCACACGAGCTCGCCAGGGCGCTGGAGAAATGGGGCTATTACAGGCCAAAATAG